A part of Drosophila ananassae strain 14024-0371.13 chromosome 2R, ASM1763931v2, whole genome shotgun sequence genomic DNA contains:
- the LOC6507848 gene encoding ecdysone-induced protein 75B, isoforms C/D isoform X4, producing the protein MTVGSREDLFAQAKHIDDTERLIGRVLAEFDGTTVLCRVCGDKASGFHYGVHSCEGCKGFFRRSIQQKIQYRPCTKNQQCSILRINRNRCQYCRLKKCIAVGMSRDAVRFGRVPKREKARILAAMQQSTQNRGQQRALATELDDQPRLLAAVLRAHLETCEFTKEKVSAMRQRARDCPSYSMPTLLACPLNPAPELQSEQEFSQRFAHVIRGVIDFAGMIPGFQLLTQDDKFTLLKAGLFDALFVRLICMFDSSINSIICLNGQVMRRDAIQNGANARFLVDSTFNFAERMNSMNLTDAEIGLFCAIVLITPDRPGLRNLELIEKMYSRLKGCLQYIVAQNRPDQPEFLAKLLETMPDLRTLSTLHTEKLVVFRTEHKELLRQQMWSMEDGNNSDGQQNSKSPSGSWADAMDVEAAKSPLGSVSSSESADLDYGSPSSSQPQGVGLPSPPQQQQPSSLASSAPLLAATLSGGCPLRNRANSGSSGDSGAADMDIVGSHAHLTQNGLTITPIVRHHHHQQQQQQHQQISHSQQQQLHPQQQQQPQQQQLHHQQHPQLHHHLTAGAARYRKLDSPTDSGIESGNEKNECKAVSSGGSSSCSSPRSSVDDALDCSDAAVAIAAQVGQVQHPQLSVVAVSPVRSPQPSSSGHLKRQIVEDMPVLKRVLQAPPLYDTNSLMDEAYKPHKKFRALRHREFETAEADASSSTSGSNSLSAVSPRQSPIPNSVATPPPPPAAMSVGSSPAPLGAGTAQSQLHMHLTRGSPKASMASSHSVLAKSLMAEPRMTPEQMKRSDIIQNYLKRENSTAASSTTSGGSLMVVGGNRSPSSSSSSTPPPSVVVGQQQQQHPGQNQPQRWGSSSVITTTCQQRQQSVSPHSNGSSSSSSSSSSSSSSSSSSSSSNCSSSSAGSCQYFQSPHSTSNGSSAPASSSSGSNTTPLLELQVDIADSAQPLNLSKKSPTPPPSKLHALVAAANAVQRYPTLSADVTVTASNGGPPSAAASPAPSSSPPASVGSPNPGLNTAVHKVMLEA; encoded by the exons GGCTTCTTCCGGCGCTCCATCCAACAAAAGATCCAGTACCGCCCTTGCACCAAAAATCAACAGTGCAGCATTCTGCGCATCAACCGCAATCGGTGTCAGTACTGCCGCCTGAAAAAGTGCATCGCCGTTGGCATGAGTCGCGATG CTGTGCGTTTTGGACGCGTGCCGAAGCGCGAAAAGGCGCGCATCCTTGCCGCCATGCAACAAAGTACACAGAATCGCGGCCAACAAAGGGCTTTGGCCACTGAGCTTGATGATCAGCCACGCCTACTCGCCGCCGTGCTGCGCGCCCACCTCGAGACCTGCGAGTTCACCAAGGAGAAGGTCTCAGCGATGCGGCAACGGGCCCGCGATTGTCCCTCCTACTCCATGCCCACATTGCTG GCCTGTCCTCTGAATCCCGCCCCTGAACTGCAATCGGAGCAGGAATTCTCGCAAAGATTCGCCCACGTTATCCGCGGTGTCATTGACTTTGCCGGCATGATTCCCGGCTTCCAGCTGCTCACCCAGGACGACAAGTTCACGCTCCTGAAGGCCGGCCTCTTCGACGCCCTCTTCGTGCGTCTCATCTGCATGTTCGACTCCTCCATCAACTCGATCATCTGCCTGAACGGGCAGGTGATGCGGCGGGATGCCATCCAGAATGGAGCCAATGCCCGGTTCCTGGTCGATTCGACCTTTAACTTTGCGGAGCGCATGAACTCGATGAACCTGACGGACGCCGAGATTGGACTCTTCTGCGCCATTGTTCTGATCACACCGGACCGACCCGGTCTCCGCAACCTGGAGCTCATCGAGAAGATGTACTCGCGGCTCAAGGGCTGCCTGCAGTATATTGTGGCCCAGAACAGACCCGATCAGCCGGAGTTCCTGGCCAAGCTGCTGGAAACAATGCCCGATCTGCGCACTCTGAGCACCCTGCATACGGAGAAGCTGGTCGTCTTCCGGACCGAGCACAAGGAACTTCTCCGCCAGCAGATGTGGTCCATGGAGGATGGGAATAACAGCGACGGACAGCAGAACAGCAAGTCGCCGTCGGGCAGCTGGGCCGATGCCATGGACGTGGAGGCGGCCAAGAGCCCACTGGGCTCTGTCTCCAGCAGCGAGTCCGCTGATTTGGACTACGGCAGTCCGAGCAGTTCCCAGCCCCAGGGCGTCGGCCTCCCCTCGCcgccccagcagcagcagccctCGTCGCTGGCCAGCTCGGCTCCGCTCCTGGCGGCCACCCTCTCGGGGGGATGCCCTCTGCGGAATCGCGCCAACTCCGGCTCCAGTGGAGATTCCGGTGCCGCTGACATGGACATCGTCGGCTCGCATGCGCATCTCACCCAGAACGGGCTGACCATCACGCCGATTgtccgccaccaccaccaccagcagcagcagcagcagcaccagcagatCAGCCactcccagcagcagcaactccacccgcagcagcagcagcagccacagcagcagcaactgcaccaccagcagcaccCCCAGCTGCACCACCACTTGACAGCCGGAGCGGCACGCTACCGGAAACTAGACTCGCCCACAGATTCGGGCATCGAGTCCGGTAACGAGAAGAACGAGTGCAAGGCGGTGAGTTCCGGTGGCAGCTCCTCCTGCTCCAGTCCCCGCTCCAGTGTGGACGATGCCCTCGACTGCAGTGATGCCGCCGTCGCCATTGCCGCCCAGGTGGGCCAGGTGCAGCATCCCCAGCTGAGTGTGGTGGCCGTTTCCCCGGTCCGCTCGCCCCAGCCCTCGAGCAGTGGGCATCTGAAGCGCCAGATCGTGGAGGACATGCCGGTGCTGAAGCGCGTCCTGCAGGCGCCGCCACTCTACGACACCAACTCCCTGATGGACGAGGCCTACAAGCCGCACAAGAAGTTCCGGGCCCTGCGGCATCGCGAGTTCGAGACCGCCGAGGCGGACGCCAGCAGCTCCACGTCCGGATCAAATAGCTTGAGTGCCGTGAGTCCGCGCCAGAGTCCCATCCCGAACAGTGTGGCCACGCCCCCGCCGCCACCGGCAGCCATGTCGGTGGGCTCCAGCCCGGCACCGCTGGGAGCCGGCACCGCCCAGAGCCAGCTGCATATGCACCTGACCCGCGGCAGCCCGAAGGCATCGATGGCCAGCTCGCACTCGGTCCTGGCCAAGTCCCTGATGGCCGAGCCCCGGATGACGCCCGAGCAGATGAAGCGCAGCGACATCATCCAGAACTACTTGAAGCGGGAGAACAGCACGGCGgccagcagcaccaccagcgGCGGCAGCCTGATGGTGGTGGGCGGCAACCGCagccccagcagcagcagcagctccaccCCGCCCCCGTCGGTGGTGGtgggccagcagcagcagcagcatccggGCCagaaccagccgcagcggtggGGCAGCAGCTCGGTGATCACCACCACCTGCCAGCAGCGCCAGCAGTCGGTGTCGCCGCACAGCAAcggctccagctccagttccagctccagctctagCTCCAgctcatcctcctcctcctcctcatcctccAACTGCAGCTCCAGCTCCGCCGGCAGCTGTCAGTACTTCCAGTCGCCGCACTCCACTAGCAACGGCTCCAGTGCCCCGGCGAGTTCCAGCTCCGGTTCGAACACCACTCCGCTGCTGGAGCTCCAGGTGGACATTGCCGACTCGGCTCAGCCCCTGAATCTGTCCAAGAAGTCGCCCACGCCGCCACCCAGCAAGCTGCACGCCCTGGTGGCTGCCGCCAATGCCGTTCAGCGGTATCCCACATTGTCCGCCGATGTCACTGTGACGGCCTCCAACGGAGGACCACCGTCGGCGGCGGCCAGTCCCGCTCCCAGCAGTAGTCCCCCGGCGAGTGTGGGCTCCCCGAATCCGGGTCTGAACACCGCCGTGCACAAGGTCATGCTGGAGGCGTAA
- the LOC6507848 gene encoding ecdysone-induced protein 75B isoform X2 yields the protein MVCAMQEVATATVQQQSQQQQQQQSVQQQQHQQHGTTIVLLTGNGGGNLPLHIIGAPQQHQQQQHQQQQQAKSQQLKQQHSALVKLLESAPINKQQQQQQTPKQQIVYLQQQQQQRKRLKNEAAIVQQQQQTPATLVKTTTTTTNNNNNTQTTNSISQQQQQIVLLLQKQHQQQQQQQQPATPKPRADLSAKNDSESGIDEDCPNSDEDCGNPGATSREESSSSNSSSYEQYQCPWKKIRYARELKQRELEQQQTTTATTLQQQQQQHEQQLEAATPPPTSNIKQLHCDSPFSAQTHKEIANLLRQQSQQQQQQLQHHQQHQQQLQQQQQQQRRDSSDSNCSLMSNSSSNSSAGNSNCCTCNGSLADEQQLEEMEEAQDSGCDDELCEQHHQRLDPSQLNYLCQKFDEDLDTALSNSNACNTGRSTPAAVATAVATEDADGFFRRSIQQKIQYRPCTKNQQCSILRINRNRCQYCRLKKCIAVGMSRDAVRFGRVPKREKARILAAMQQSTQNRGQQRALATELDDQPRLLAAVLRAHLETCEFTKEKVSAMRQRARDCPSYSMPTLLACPLNPAPELQSEQEFSQRFAHVIRGVIDFAGMIPGFQLLTQDDKFTLLKAGLFDALFVRLICMFDSSINSIICLNGQVMRRDAIQNGANARFLVDSTFNFAERMNSMNLTDAEIGLFCAIVLITPDRPGLRNLELIEKMYSRLKGCLQYIVAQNRPDQPEFLAKLLETMPDLRTLSTLHTEKLVVFRTEHKELLRQQMWSMEDGNNSDGQQNSKSPSGSWADAMDVEAAKSPLGSVSSSESADLDYGSPSSSQPQGVGLPSPPQQQQPSSLASSAPLLAATLSGGCPLRNRANSGSSGDSGAADMDIVGSHAHLTQNGLTITPIVRHHHHQQQQQQHQQISHSQQQQLHPQQQQQPQQQQLHHQQHPQLHHHLTAGAARYRKLDSPTDSGIESGNEKNECKAVSSGGSSSCSSPRSSVDDALDCSDAAVAIAAQVGQVQHPQLSVVAVSPVRSPQPSSSGHLKRQIVEDMPVLKRVLQAPPLYDTNSLMDEAYKPHKKFRALRHREFETAEADASSSTSGSNSLSAVSPRQSPIPNSVATPPPPPAAMSVGSSPAPLGAGTAQSQLHMHLTRGSPKASMASSHSVLAKSLMAEPRMTPEQMKRSDIIQNYLKRENSTAASSTTSGGSLMVVGGNRSPSSSSSSTPPPSVVVGQQQQQHPGQNQPQRWGSSSVITTTCQQRQQSVSPHSNGSSSSSSSSSSSSSSSSSSSSSNCSSSSAGSCQYFQSPHSTSNGSSAPASSSSGSNTTPLLELQVDIADSAQPLNLSKKSPTPPPSKLHALVAAANAVQRYPTLSADVTVTASNGGPPSAAASPAPSSSPPASVGSPNPGLNTAVHKVMLEA from the exons ATGGTTTGTGCAATGCAAGAGGTTGCAACTGCCACCGTGCAACAACAgtcccagcagcaacagcagcagcagtcggtgcagcagcagcagcatcagcaacatGGAACCACAATTGTGCTGCTAACTGGGAACGGTGGCGGCAATCTGCCGTTGCATATTATAGGTGCCccgcagcaacaccagcagcagcaacaccagcagcagcagcaggctaAGAGCCAACAGCTGAAGCAGCAACACTCGGCTCTGGTCAAGTTGCTGGAATCGGCGCCAATCAacaagcaacagcagcaacagcagacaCCCAAGCAACAAATTGTTTacctgcaacagcagcaacagcaacgcaAAAGACTGAAAAACGAAGCAGCAATCgtacaacagcaacagcaaacaCCTGCAACATTAGTAaagacaacaacaaccaccaccaacaacaacaacaacacccaGACAACAAATAGTATtagtcagcagcagcagcagattgtgttgttgctgcagaagcaacatcagcagcagcaacagcaacagcagcctgCAACACCAAAGCCACGTGCCGATCTGAGCGCCAAAAATGACAGCGAATCGGGCATCGATGAGGACTGCCCCAACAGCGATGAAGACTGCGGGAATCCGGGGGCAACATCTAGGGAggagagcagcagcagcaacagtagcAGCTACGAGCAGTATCAGTGCCCTTGGAAGAAGATTCGATATGCGCGGGAGCTGAAGCAGCGGGAGCTGGAACAGCAAcagacaacaacagcaaccactctccagcagcagcagcagcaacatgaaCAACAACTGGAGGCTGcaacaccaccacccaccagcAACATCAAGCAGCTGCACTGTGATAGTCCCTTCTCGGCGCAGACCCACAAGGAAATCGCCAATCTCCTGCGACAGCaatcccagcagcagcaacagcagctgcaacatcatcagcagcaccagcagcagctgcagcaacaacagcagcagcagcgacgcGACAGCTCCGACAGCAACTGCTCCCTGATGAGCAACTCCTCGAGCAACTCCAGTGctggcaacagcaactgctGCACCTGCAACGGCAGCTTGGCCGATGAGCagcagctggaggagatgGAGGAGGCCCAGGACTCGGGCTGTGATGATGAGCTGTGCgagcagcaccaccagcgTCTGGATCCTTCGCAGTTGAACTACCTGTGCCAGAAGTTCGACGAGGACCTCGACACGGCGCTGAGCAACAGCAATGCTTGCAACACGGGGAGGAGTAcaccagcagcagtagcaacaGCAGTTGCCACAGAAGATGCTGAT GGCTTCTTCCGGCGCTCCATCCAACAAAAGATCCAGTACCGCCCTTGCACCAAAAATCAACAGTGCAGCATTCTGCGCATCAACCGCAATCGGTGTCAGTACTGCCGCCTGAAAAAGTGCATCGCCGTTGGCATGAGTCGCGATG CTGTGCGTTTTGGACGCGTGCCGAAGCGCGAAAAGGCGCGCATCCTTGCCGCCATGCAACAAAGTACACAGAATCGCGGCCAACAAAGGGCTTTGGCCACTGAGCTTGATGATCAGCCACGCCTACTCGCCGCCGTGCTGCGCGCCCACCTCGAGACCTGCGAGTTCACCAAGGAGAAGGTCTCAGCGATGCGGCAACGGGCCCGCGATTGTCCCTCCTACTCCATGCCCACATTGCTG GCCTGTCCTCTGAATCCCGCCCCTGAACTGCAATCGGAGCAGGAATTCTCGCAAAGATTCGCCCACGTTATCCGCGGTGTCATTGACTTTGCCGGCATGATTCCCGGCTTCCAGCTGCTCACCCAGGACGACAAGTTCACGCTCCTGAAGGCCGGCCTCTTCGACGCCCTCTTCGTGCGTCTCATCTGCATGTTCGACTCCTCCATCAACTCGATCATCTGCCTGAACGGGCAGGTGATGCGGCGGGATGCCATCCAGAATGGAGCCAATGCCCGGTTCCTGGTCGATTCGACCTTTAACTTTGCGGAGCGCATGAACTCGATGAACCTGACGGACGCCGAGATTGGACTCTTCTGCGCCATTGTTCTGATCACACCGGACCGACCCGGTCTCCGCAACCTGGAGCTCATCGAGAAGATGTACTCGCGGCTCAAGGGCTGCCTGCAGTATATTGTGGCCCAGAACAGACCCGATCAGCCGGAGTTCCTGGCCAAGCTGCTGGAAACAATGCCCGATCTGCGCACTCTGAGCACCCTGCATACGGAGAAGCTGGTCGTCTTCCGGACCGAGCACAAGGAACTTCTCCGCCAGCAGATGTGGTCCATGGAGGATGGGAATAACAGCGACGGACAGCAGAACAGCAAGTCGCCGTCGGGCAGCTGGGCCGATGCCATGGACGTGGAGGCGGCCAAGAGCCCACTGGGCTCTGTCTCCAGCAGCGAGTCCGCTGATTTGGACTACGGCAGTCCGAGCAGTTCCCAGCCCCAGGGCGTCGGCCTCCCCTCGCcgccccagcagcagcagccctCGTCGCTGGCCAGCTCGGCTCCGCTCCTGGCGGCCACCCTCTCGGGGGGATGCCCTCTGCGGAATCGCGCCAACTCCGGCTCCAGTGGAGATTCCGGTGCCGCTGACATGGACATCGTCGGCTCGCATGCGCATCTCACCCAGAACGGGCTGACCATCACGCCGATTgtccgccaccaccaccaccagcagcagcagcagcagcaccagcagatCAGCCactcccagcagcagcaactccacccgcagcagcagcagcagccacagcagcagcaactgcaccaccagcagcaccCCCAGCTGCACCACCACTTGACAGCCGGAGCGGCACGCTACCGGAAACTAGACTCGCCCACAGATTCGGGCATCGAGTCCGGTAACGAGAAGAACGAGTGCAAGGCGGTGAGTTCCGGTGGCAGCTCCTCCTGCTCCAGTCCCCGCTCCAGTGTGGACGATGCCCTCGACTGCAGTGATGCCGCCGTCGCCATTGCCGCCCAGGTGGGCCAGGTGCAGCATCCCCAGCTGAGTGTGGTGGCCGTTTCCCCGGTCCGCTCGCCCCAGCCCTCGAGCAGTGGGCATCTGAAGCGCCAGATCGTGGAGGACATGCCGGTGCTGAAGCGCGTCCTGCAGGCGCCGCCACTCTACGACACCAACTCCCTGATGGACGAGGCCTACAAGCCGCACAAGAAGTTCCGGGCCCTGCGGCATCGCGAGTTCGAGACCGCCGAGGCGGACGCCAGCAGCTCCACGTCCGGATCAAATAGCTTGAGTGCCGTGAGTCCGCGCCAGAGTCCCATCCCGAACAGTGTGGCCACGCCCCCGCCGCCACCGGCAGCCATGTCGGTGGGCTCCAGCCCGGCACCGCTGGGAGCCGGCACCGCCCAGAGCCAGCTGCATATGCACCTGACCCGCGGCAGCCCGAAGGCATCGATGGCCAGCTCGCACTCGGTCCTGGCCAAGTCCCTGATGGCCGAGCCCCGGATGACGCCCGAGCAGATGAAGCGCAGCGACATCATCCAGAACTACTTGAAGCGGGAGAACAGCACGGCGgccagcagcaccaccagcgGCGGCAGCCTGATGGTGGTGGGCGGCAACCGCagccccagcagcagcagcagctccaccCCGCCCCCGTCGGTGGTGGtgggccagcagcagcagcagcatccggGCCagaaccagccgcagcggtggGGCAGCAGCTCGGTGATCACCACCACCTGCCAGCAGCGCCAGCAGTCGGTGTCGCCGCACAGCAAcggctccagctccagttccagctccagctctagCTCCAgctcatcctcctcctcctcctcatcctccAACTGCAGCTCCAGCTCCGCCGGCAGCTGTCAGTACTTCCAGTCGCCGCACTCCACTAGCAACGGCTCCAGTGCCCCGGCGAGTTCCAGCTCCGGTTCGAACACCACTCCGCTGCTGGAGCTCCAGGTGGACATTGCCGACTCGGCTCAGCCCCTGAATCTGTCCAAGAAGTCGCCCACGCCGCCACCCAGCAAGCTGCACGCCCTGGTGGCTGCCGCCAATGCCGTTCAGCGGTATCCCACATTGTCCGCCGATGTCACTGTGACGGCCTCCAACGGAGGACCACCGTCGGCGGCGGCCAGTCCCGCTCCCAGCAGTAGTCCCCCGGCGAGTGTGGGCTCCCCGAATCCGGGTCTGAACACCGCCGTGCACAAGGTCATGCTGGAGGCGTAA
- the LOC6507848 gene encoding ecdysone-induced protein 75B, isoforms C/D isoform X5 — protein MGEELPILKGILKGNVNYHNAPVRFGRVPKREKARILAAMQQSTQNRGQQRALATELDDQPRLLAAVLRAHLETCEFTKEKVSAMRQRARDCPSYSMPTLLACPLNPAPELQSEQEFSQRFAHVIRGVIDFAGMIPGFQLLTQDDKFTLLKAGLFDALFVRLICMFDSSINSIICLNGQVMRRDAIQNGANARFLVDSTFNFAERMNSMNLTDAEIGLFCAIVLITPDRPGLRNLELIEKMYSRLKGCLQYIVAQNRPDQPEFLAKLLETMPDLRTLSTLHTEKLVVFRTEHKELLRQQMWSMEDGNNSDGQQNSKSPSGSWADAMDVEAAKSPLGSVSSSESADLDYGSPSSSQPQGVGLPSPPQQQQPSSLASSAPLLAATLSGGCPLRNRANSGSSGDSGAADMDIVGSHAHLTQNGLTITPIVRHHHHQQQQQQHQQISHSQQQQLHPQQQQQPQQQQLHHQQHPQLHHHLTAGAARYRKLDSPTDSGIESGNEKNECKAVSSGGSSSCSSPRSSVDDALDCSDAAVAIAAQVGQVQHPQLSVVAVSPVRSPQPSSSGHLKRQIVEDMPVLKRVLQAPPLYDTNSLMDEAYKPHKKFRALRHREFETAEADASSSTSGSNSLSAVSPRQSPIPNSVATPPPPPAAMSVGSSPAPLGAGTAQSQLHMHLTRGSPKASMASSHSVLAKSLMAEPRMTPEQMKRSDIIQNYLKRENSTAASSTTSGGSLMVVGGNRSPSSSSSSTPPPSVVVGQQQQQHPGQNQPQRWGSSSVITTTCQQRQQSVSPHSNGSSSSSSSSSSSSSSSSSSSSSNCSSSSAGSCQYFQSPHSTSNGSSAPASSSSGSNTTPLLELQVDIADSAQPLNLSKKSPTPPPSKLHALVAAANAVQRYPTLSADVTVTASNGGPPSAAASPAPSSSPPASVGSPNPGLNTAVHKVMLEA, from the exons atgGGCGAAGAACTGCCGATATTGAAGGGAATTCTCAAAGGCAATGTCAACTATCACAATGCCC CTGTGCGTTTTGGACGCGTGCCGAAGCGCGAAAAGGCGCGCATCCTTGCCGCCATGCAACAAAGTACACAGAATCGCGGCCAACAAAGGGCTTTGGCCACTGAGCTTGATGATCAGCCACGCCTACTCGCCGCCGTGCTGCGCGCCCACCTCGAGACCTGCGAGTTCACCAAGGAGAAGGTCTCAGCGATGCGGCAACGGGCCCGCGATTGTCCCTCCTACTCCATGCCCACATTGCTG GCCTGTCCTCTGAATCCCGCCCCTGAACTGCAATCGGAGCAGGAATTCTCGCAAAGATTCGCCCACGTTATCCGCGGTGTCATTGACTTTGCCGGCATGATTCCCGGCTTCCAGCTGCTCACCCAGGACGACAAGTTCACGCTCCTGAAGGCCGGCCTCTTCGACGCCCTCTTCGTGCGTCTCATCTGCATGTTCGACTCCTCCATCAACTCGATCATCTGCCTGAACGGGCAGGTGATGCGGCGGGATGCCATCCAGAATGGAGCCAATGCCCGGTTCCTGGTCGATTCGACCTTTAACTTTGCGGAGCGCATGAACTCGATGAACCTGACGGACGCCGAGATTGGACTCTTCTGCGCCATTGTTCTGATCACACCGGACCGACCCGGTCTCCGCAACCTGGAGCTCATCGAGAAGATGTACTCGCGGCTCAAGGGCTGCCTGCAGTATATTGTGGCCCAGAACAGACCCGATCAGCCGGAGTTCCTGGCCAAGCTGCTGGAAACAATGCCCGATCTGCGCACTCTGAGCACCCTGCATACGGAGAAGCTGGTCGTCTTCCGGACCGAGCACAAGGAACTTCTCCGCCAGCAGATGTGGTCCATGGAGGATGGGAATAACAGCGACGGACAGCAGAACAGCAAGTCGCCGTCGGGCAGCTGGGCCGATGCCATGGACGTGGAGGCGGCCAAGAGCCCACTGGGCTCTGTCTCCAGCAGCGAGTCCGCTGATTTGGACTACGGCAGTCCGAGCAGTTCCCAGCCCCAGGGCGTCGGCCTCCCCTCGCcgccccagcagcagcagccctCGTCGCTGGCCAGCTCGGCTCCGCTCCTGGCGGCCACCCTCTCGGGGGGATGCCCTCTGCGGAATCGCGCCAACTCCGGCTCCAGTGGAGATTCCGGTGCCGCTGACATGGACATCGTCGGCTCGCATGCGCATCTCACCCAGAACGGGCTGACCATCACGCCGATTgtccgccaccaccaccaccagcagcagcagcagcagcaccagcagatCAGCCactcccagcagcagcaactccacccgcagcagcagcagcagccacagcagcagcaactgcaccaccagcagcaccCCCAGCTGCACCACCACTTGACAGCCGGAGCGGCACGCTACCGGAAACTAGACTCGCCCACAGATTCGGGCATCGAGTCCGGTAACGAGAAGAACGAGTGCAAGGCGGTGAGTTCCGGTGGCAGCTCCTCCTGCTCCAGTCCCCGCTCCAGTGTGGACGATGCCCTCGACTGCAGTGATGCCGCCGTCGCCATTGCCGCCCAGGTGGGCCAGGTGCAGCATCCCCAGCTGAGTGTGGTGGCCGTTTCCCCGGTCCGCTCGCCCCAGCCCTCGAGCAGTGGGCATCTGAAGCGCCAGATCGTGGAGGACATGCCGGTGCTGAAGCGCGTCCTGCAGGCGCCGCCACTCTACGACACCAACTCCCTGATGGACGAGGCCTACAAGCCGCACAAGAAGTTCCGGGCCCTGCGGCATCGCGAGTTCGAGACCGCCGAGGCGGACGCCAGCAGCTCCACGTCCGGATCAAATAGCTTGAGTGCCGTGAGTCCGCGCCAGAGTCCCATCCCGAACAGTGTGGCCACGCCCCCGCCGCCACCGGCAGCCATGTCGGTGGGCTCCAGCCCGGCACCGCTGGGAGCCGGCACCGCCCAGAGCCAGCTGCATATGCACCTGACCCGCGGCAGCCCGAAGGCATCGATGGCCAGCTCGCACTCGGTCCTGGCCAAGTCCCTGATGGCCGAGCCCCGGATGACGCCCGAGCAGATGAAGCGCAGCGACATCATCCAGAACTACTTGAAGCGGGAGAACAGCACGGCGgccagcagcaccaccagcgGCGGCAGCCTGATGGTGGTGGGCGGCAACCGCagccccagcagcagcagcagctccaccCCGCCCCCGTCGGTGGTGGtgggccagcagcagcagcagcatccggGCCagaaccagccgcagcggtggGGCAGCAGCTCGGTGATCACCACCACCTGCCAGCAGCGCCAGCAGTCGGTGTCGCCGCACAGCAAcggctccagctccagttccagctccagctctagCTCCAgctcatcctcctcctcctcctcatcctccAACTGCAGCTCCAGCTCCGCCGGCAGCTGTCAGTACTTCCAGTCGCCGCACTCCACTAGCAACGGCTCCAGTGCCCCGGCGAGTTCCAGCTCCGGTTCGAACACCACTCCGCTGCTGGAGCTCCAGGTGGACATTGCCGACTCGGCTCAGCCCCTGAATCTGTCCAAGAAGTCGCCCACGCCGCCACCCAGCAAGCTGCACGCCCTGGTGGCTGCCGCCAATGCCGTTCAGCGGTATCCCACATTGTCCGCCGATGTCACTGTGACGGCCTCCAACGGAGGACCACCGTCGGCGGCGGCCAGTCCCGCTCCCAGCAGTAGTCCCCCGGCGAGTGTGGGCTCCCCGAATCCGGGTCTGAACACCGCCGTGCACAAGGTCATGCTGGAGGCGTAA